A genomic stretch from Juglans microcarpa x Juglans regia isolate MS1-56 chromosome 3S, Jm3101_v1.0, whole genome shotgun sequence includes:
- the LOC121256936 gene encoding MLP-like protein 28 yields MSLSGKVEGEVEIKAPAEKFREIFSGRPHHISNVSPGKIQGCALHEGDWGTEGSVIYWDYVHDGKAKVAKEIVEAIDEKNHSVTFKVVAGDLMEEFKSFKIVFQATPKSEGSVVHWTFEYEKLSAEVPEPNTLLQFVLDLSKDIGSHLSQ; encoded by the exons ATGTCTCTGTCTGGTAAGGTGGAGGGAGAGGTAGAAATTAAGGCTCCAGCTGAGAAGTTTCGTGAGATCTTCAGCGGCCGACCACACCACATTTCCAATGTCTCCCCGGGGAAAATACAGGGTTGTGCTTTGCATGAAGGTGACTGGGGCACTGAGGGCTCTGTCATCTACTGGGATTATGTACATG ATGGGAAAGCTAAAGTTGCAAAGGAGATAGTGGAAGCAATAGATGAGAAAAACCACTCGGTGACATTCAAAGTGGTAGCCGGAGATCTGATGGAGGAGTTCAAGAGCTTCAAAATCGTTTTTCAAGCCACACCAAAGAGTGAGGGCAGCGTGGTTCATTGGacctttgaatatgaaaagctGAGCGCGGAGGTTCCAGAACCCAACACTTTGCTTCAATTTGTACTTGATCTCAGCAAAGACATCGGCTCTCACCTTTCCCAGTGA